Below is a genomic region from Pseudomonas sp. JQ170C.
CACCAGCTTGGGGGCCAGGGTGACGTCTTCGCCACCTTGGTAGAACGCCTGCTGGATCGCCTCGAGCAACACCCAGGCACGTTGCGGATCAAGGCCACGGGCCGCCACCAGGGCGCGGCAGGCAGGTTCGGTGTCGTAGACAAAACCGTCCGGCATCGCGCCTTCAAGGGTAAAGGGTTGGCCCGTTGCCTCGTTGACCGCCTGCCAATGCTCCAGGATGTAGCCCCGGGTGGATGCATCCAGCGCACTACTGCCCGTACGCAACCCGCCGGGCACCAGGTGGGTGTCGATCCCGGCGTCCCTGGCCTGGGCGATCAGCGCCTGGGCCACGGGGGCAAATCCCCAGCACCAGGAGCACATCGGGTCCATTACATAGAGCAGGCGTGCAGACATCGATCAGGCCTCGGCAGCTTTGCGGTAATTGTGGCCAATCGGGTGCGGCATGTTGCGGGCTTTGGCCAACTCGATCTGCTTCTGCCGGTCAACGGCACTGCGTCGGGTCTTTTCGCTCAGGCTGTCCCAGCAATGCGGGCAGCTGATACCTGGCGAGTAGTGCTCGGACGCACGGTCTTCCACGCTGATCGGGGTACGGCAGGCATGGCACTGGTCGTAATCGCCTTCGGTCAGGTCGTGGCGCACAGTGACCCGGTTGTCGAACACGAAGCAATCGCCCTGCCAGCGGCTCTCATCCTGCGGCACCTCTTCGAGGTATTTCAGGATCCCGCCCTTAAGATGATAGACCTCTTCAAAACCTTCACCGAGCATGTAGCTGGAGGCTTTTTCACAACGGATGCCGCCGGTGCAGAACATCGCTACTTTCTTGTGCCGGGTCGGATCGAAGTTGGCCTTGATGTACTCGGGAAACTCACGGAAGGTGGTGGTCTTTGGGTCGATCGCGCCGTCAAAAGTGCCGATGGCCACTTCGTAGTCGTTGCGGGTATCGATCAGCAGCACTTCCGGATCGCTG
It encodes:
- a CDS encoding DsbA family protein, whose amino-acid sequence is MSARLLYVMDPMCSWCWGFAPVAQALIAQARDAGIDTHLVPGGLRTGSSALDASTRGYILEHWQAVNEATGQPFTLEGAMPDGFVYDTEPACRALVAARGLDPQRAWVLLEAIQQAFYQGGEDVTLAPKLVDLAEQAGFERSVFAERFASTDIRVSTAADFTWVQDLGIAGFPTLLAERNGQLALLTNGYQPLESLSPLLGRWLQQAACA
- the trhO gene encoding oxygen-dependent tRNA uridine(34) hydroxylase TrhO; its protein translation is MTQTIVVAALYKFVTLKDYVELREPLLESMTANGIKGTLLLAEEGINGTVSGTREGIDGLLAWLRSDARLVDIDHKESYCDEQPFYRTKVKLKKEIVTLGVEGVDPNHKVGTYVEPKDWNALISDPEVLLIDTRNDYEVAIGTFDGAIDPKTTTFREFPEYIKANFDPTRHKKVAMFCTGGIRCEKASSYMLGEGFEEVYHLKGGILKYLEEVPQDESRWQGDCFVFDNRVTVRHDLTEGDYDQCHACRTPISVEDRASEHYSPGISCPHCWDSLSEKTRRSAVDRQKQIELAKARNMPHPIGHNYRKAAEA